The following proteins are encoded in a genomic region of Oncorhynchus gorbuscha isolate QuinsamMale2020 ecotype Even-year linkage group LG11, OgorEven_v1.0, whole genome shotgun sequence:
- the LOC124048691 gene encoding uncharacterized protein LOC124048691: MDRRRQEEQRRRQQEERRRQEQLERERTIQQEIERESELSGKKVSKGREKLRQKLRLKGQQRHHQRTQVLHQMIEDDAAAIRRDEPADLKNKFEDLLKKYEITEDKSMQEDKLENRMKNLQNELTFKYFGEPQLSIWCQLTIDRAISQGEQSLTEQFSILTAVTELTLTNDSDTDSKENQLPDWDQKYDFLIRLLEQLYSTNPTVAQQLVLSILDVFTEVSEKNKGLLSQILFNMIWTPSEILLFLRGVSGINQELATSILHTVQTNKLDLLYTLSALKDKDPVKSLQWYAEAEGDKDADTIVNEMQNEKYPEKILSIMKEILGYMTEELPKHAKEDLDQVKIEEAKQMIKSLDFTNPDLAVLKEVLIRMSIAVQDCSTIYTQNGKNIEGYFPSITPLESLLTAEKIEGYFPRLTQLASLLMLLLPKLTGKKGILLEIGTGEGKSCILAMFATIQAIRGTKVDVVTSSPVLARRDQEEWKKLYDMFGVTSSVVPPPQIQGSSPESRDSMLQEAYRKQLVYGTVGSFAADALRQEFEKDTTRGERRFDMVIVDEVDYMTLDNGVQVTFLSHEASGLRHLGQVLASIWAMVSMCQPIEMEDTGEIEWATGIQHFHKAAKLAVIGPATSKEFSEFHILEAGVELGIYSDEDFDMFMHALENTENDDSTENRITVDTFLAKVGITQQCDLLTIMEKALENDVAIDCYSVTNNKAVLVEEKKLHNNPDILEIKMLLLENGRASEIIPEDKLIKATVSELKSKIKYSGSSQSNSEFLVIPSFLEKYLENQLPVFVENALKAIMMTQGREYMIDQTLEAVVDKHLYHAIIPVDFQASGVLEKNKRWGDGLQQFLEMKHQLATTPLSNVTNYLSNFHYFQKYLKGNGIFGVSGTLGGDADKDFLARHYETDSYIIPAHRHKKVVELPAIQVSGQAQWMDILCKTAMRVAEGGQVVLVVCEDVKTANELLKKIEGENPHPPVTLYTISEKHNIERTKFRGGHVIIATNLGGRGTDIKVDQDVNIRGGLFVLLTHYPGSRRVEKQVFGRTGRKGNPGIVQMILCGDNLAPAYQGQPVEIMRQLREEYEVQRIKDMETDELLEIKIKEDLFGTFCEFLDKFHGNFTKQERDDLSGMGPNDVPECFKEKGPKFDYQPALNALKETWSLWLTLHEEHIRQHEDISVLKADLLQHITNRGNMLLNGKSLNFYDHIKQATSRTDLHLRNKSKCDYEAKSYWKDVEECDPFYSAVAMYNQAFITINMGKDGYKTEAWKLLERAKTSVDVYLSETTNTMVSFQIATRGNFEPHHEGERNFLKQIDSRMSIHKAWILNIDLAVNKLKELEGEGTAITEVSSVYSLSENQDYITGNELTALYDNGLSIVFEVKKKPEFSFDALICFFIGMCQVILGVLVCALSFGSATQIGLSLISEGVSDMIEGISGMISGTFDWAQWAISKSISIGMSLLSAGFSAIKKVANTAYKVLNGTMKLSSVAKDIIGTGKYVFKSAQGAAKSISKETIKTAMKKVASPTNMKMALKHATKYAFQELGKQGVNAGINYAIDAGIGAIFKTILEKAFKDMVNSTVKKNAELDLSLTEYISSAVPKGALQNRSNYKIDSKLEQQTKDLVQVMTKELIPGLMTDATTSQVSDVISRLSEVCNNATDLVAKSGTHFIAKGVKISVEIAKHTTTLVQMIRSIPTEHVINDIFVLELKKEIEEQQRYVEQYDQDGRHDLPDVIRLKDEFLSSISESVSEAFIDACAGHMSSFVTGTFKKKLNGVTGKVVDNVLGRHKTEAFFQDRQHKHDMKSASQKTGKALSETETKELLDYAEKIGDVNRPASALDIYVLTNSDLLHGKGIQFKVVDQDGKTLSEESYPGTNSSAGQITLRLTKEPEKTHSEKGILSKAKDRIQGVQSPYSGHFDIIQDGKVIPVRSENKNCLYHALIQATSNSSEDEITSQAVNLRNNVKDQIKGSLQAYSEMVKTQKTYDALEKNHGKYAIVGGARNRKRTNDGEYEHDIRPMKNCPYSSSGINEYDIAFTYNLGLVGHYKSVKNTKLFSDNMGERGIVEADHIPPKNSLKLARDQKSQMKNLQQKNPKLYDMINSIESDQNGGNLLTMRVLKQHHRNALTTGRSKTSVICRKLLADTLASGDVEKSLKLSFIMAHPIASDQLRDKAGKPNKLTLGSIDLSPEGTVFYYTAGFNQMLNHHSKEGIIDQNQQARLKSWVSDKKYMDPDTPEYNDILAAIQ, translated from the exons atggaTCGGCGAAGACAGGAGGAGCAACGAAGacgacagcaggaggagaggaggcgccAGGAGcaactggagagggagaggacgatCCAGCAAGAAATCGAAAGGGAGAGCGAACTTTCGGGTAAGAAGGTGTCAAAGGGACGAGAAAAGCTGAGACAGAAGCTGAGACTAAAAGGACAACAGCGCCATCACCAGCGTACACAGGTACTACACCAGATGATAGAAGATGACGCTGCAGCAATCAGAAGGGATGAG CCAGCGGACTTGAAAAATAAGTTTGAAGATCTTCTGAAGAAATACGAGATCACTGAAGACAAAAGCATGCAAGAGGACAAGCTTGAAAACCGAATGAAAAATCTTCAGAATGAACTAACCTTTAAATACTTTGGAGAGCCTCAACTGTCCAtctggtgtcagttgaccatagATCGTGCTATCAGCCAAGGAGAGCAATCGCTCACTGAGCAGTTTAGCATCCTCACGGCTGTGACAGAGCTAACGTTGACCAATGACTCGGACACAGACAGTAAAGAGAACCAACTACCTGACTGGGACCAGAAGTATGACTTTCTCATCCGTCTTCTTGAACAGCTGTACAGCACAAATCCCACAGTGGCTCAACAACTTGTTCTGAGCATTCTTGACGTGTTCACAGAGGTGTCAGAGAAAAACAAGGGGCTCCTTAGTCAAATTCTCTTCAACATGATCTGGACACCTTCGGAAATTCTGCTCTTTTTGCGAGGTGTTTCAGGCATAAACCAAGAGTTAGCAACCTCAATCCTTCATACTGTGCAGACAAACAAGCTGGATcttctctatactctctctgcCCTGAAAGATAAAGACCCTGTCAAGTCTCTACAATGGTATGCTGAGGCAGAAGGGGACAAGGATGCCGACACCATTGTGAATGAAATGCAAAATGAAAAGTACCCAGAAAAAATATTGTCCATAATGAAGGAAATTCTAGGATATATGACAGAGGAACTTCCAAAACATGCAAAGGAGGACTTGGATCAGGTAAAGATAGAGGAAGCAAAGCAGATGATCAAGTCACTGGATTTTACTAACCCTGACCTTGCTGTTCTCAAGGAGGTCCTAATAAGGATGTCTATTGCTGTGCAAGACTGCTCAACCATTTACACTCAAAACGGTAAGAACATAGAAGGCTATTTTCCTAGCATCACTCCGCTGGAATCACTGCTCACTGCTGAGAAAATAGAAGGCTACTTTCCCCGACTCACTCAGTTGGCATCACTGCTCATGCTCCTTCTACCAAAGTTAACAGGGAAAAAAGGTATCCTTCTGGAAATTGGCACAGGTGAAGGAAAATCTTGCATCTTGGCTATGTTTGCCACCATCCAGGCCATCCGTGGCACTAAGGTTGACGTTGTGACCAGTTCTCCAGTCCTTGCTCGCCGAGACCAAGAGGAGTGGAAGAAACTGTATGACATGTTTGGTGTCACATCCTCTGTTGTGCCACCACCACAGATACAGGGAAGCTCCCCTGAAAGCAGGGATAGTATGCTACAGGAGGCTTACAGGAAACAATTAGTTTACGGAACCGTTGGCAGCTTTGCAGCAGACGCTTTGAGGCAGGAATTCGAGAAGGACACCACACGTGGGGAGAGGAGGTTCGACATGGTGATTGTGGATGAAGTGGACTACATGACCTTGGACAATGGAGTTCAGGTGACGTTTCTATCCCACGAGGCAAGTGGCCTGAGGCACCTCGGACAAGTCCTTGCTAGCATATGGGCCATGGTATCTATGTGTCAGCCAATTGAGATGGAAGATACTGGAGAGATTGAGTGGGCAACTGGaatccagcattttcacaaggctGCAAAGTTAGCTGTTATCGGTCCAGCGACATCTAAAGAATTCTCTGAATTTCACATTTTGGAAGCCGGAGTGGAGTTGGGTATCTATTCAGATGAAGATTTTGATATGTTCATGCATGCtctagagaacacagagaatgaCGATTCAACGGAGAACAGGATAACTGTTGATACATTCTTGGCCAAAGTTGGAATTACTCAACAGTGTGATCTGCTCACCATAATGGAGAAAGCACTGGAGAATGATGTGGCCATTGACTGTTACTCTGTGACAAACAATAAAGCCGTGCTGGTTGAGGAGAAAAAGTTGCACAACAACCCCGATATCCTGGAAATCAAAATGCTTCTCCTCGAGAATGGACGAGCCAGCGAGATCATACCTGAAGACAAACTCATTAAGGCAACAGTCTCTGAGCTGAAGTCTAAAATCAAATATTCTGGCAGCTCTCAGTCAAACTCAGAGTTTCTTGTGATCCCCTCTTTCCTTGAGAAGTACCTTGAGAATCAGTTACCAGTCTTTGTGGAAAACGCCCTGAAAGCCATCATGATGACACAAGGCAGAGAGTACATGATTGATCAGACGTTGGAAGCTGTCGTAGACAAGCATCTCTACCATGCTATCATCCCAGTGGACTTCCAGGCTAGTGGAGTGTTGGAGAAGAACAAACGCTGGGGGGACGGCCTGCAGCAGTTTCTGGAGATGAAACACCAGCTGGCAACCACTCCTTTGTCCAATGTGACTAATTACCTTTCAAACTTCCATTACTTTCAAAAGTACCTGAAAGGGAATGGGATATTTGGTGTGTCTGGGACATTAGGGGGTGATGCCGACAAAGATTTCCTTGCAAGGCATTACGAAACAGACAGCTACATAATACCAGCTCATCGCCATAAGAAGGTTGTTGAGCTTCCAGCAATTCAGGTCAGTGGGCAAGCCCAGTGGATGGACATCCTCTGTAAGACAGCAATGAGGGTGGCAGAAGGTGGTCAGGTTGTCTTGGTCGTATGTGAAGATGTCAAGACCGCAAACGAGCTTCTGAAGAAAATAGAGGGCGAGAATCCACATCCCCCAGTCACATTATACACAATCAGTGAGAAACACAACATTGAGAGAACCAAATTCAGAGGGGGACATGTAATCATAGCCACAAATCTAGGAGGTCGTGGAACTGATATCAAGGTTGATCAGGATGTCAACATACGTGGTGGCCTCTTCGTCCTCCTGACACATTACCCTGGGAGTCGCAGAGTGGAGAAACAGGTGTTTGGAAGAACTGGTCGGAAGGGAAACCCGGGCATAGTCCAGATGATCCTCTGTGGGGATAACCTTGCCCCAGCATACCAGGGCCAGCCTGTGGAGATCATGAGACAATTGAGAGAGGAGTACGAAGTCCAACGCATCAAAGATATGGAGACAGATGAGCTTCTCGAAATAAAAATTAAAGAGGACCTGTTTGGCACGTTTTGTGAATTTCTTGACAAGTTTCATGGCAACTTCacaaaacaggagagagatgacctGTCAGGAATGGGGCCAAATGATGTCCCTGAGTGTTTTAAAGAAAAAGGCCCTAAGTTTGATTACCAGCCTGCACTCAATGCTTTGAAAGAAACATGGTCATTGTGGCTTACCCTTCACGAGGAGCACATCCGTCAGCACGAAGATATCAGTGTTCTTAAAGCAGACCTTCTTCAGCATATCACAAATAGGGGCAACATGCTGCTGAATGGAAAAAGTCTAAACTTCTATGACCACATTAAGCAGGCTACCAGCAGAACAGACTTGCACCTCCGCAACAAAAGTAAGTGTGACTATGAAGCAAAGTCCTACTGGAAAGATGTTGAAGAATGTGACCCTTTTTACAGTGCCGTGGCAATGTACAACCAAGCTTTCATCACCATCAACATGGGAAAAGATGGCTACAAAACAGAGGCATGGAAATTACTGGAAAGGGCAAAGACATCTGTGGATGTTTACTTGTCAGAAACCACAAATACCATGGTTTCTTTTCAGATTGCCACAAGAGGCAACTTTGAACCACATCATGAAGGAGAACGCAACTTTCTAAAGCAAATAGATTCCAGGATGAGCATTCACAAAGCTTGGATACTTAACATTGACCTTGCAGTAAATAAACTTAAAGAGCTTGAGGGTGAAGGCACAGCCATAACAGAGGTATCCTCAGTGTACAGCCTCTCAGAAAATCAAGACTACATCACAGGAAATGAACTTACGGCCTTGTATGACAATGGCCTGAGCATTGTGTTTGAGGTGAAAAAGAAGCCAGAGTTCAGCTTTGACGCTTTGATCTGTTTCTTCATCGGTATGTGTCAGGTCATCCTTGGAGTTCTGGTTTGTGCCCTGTCGTTTGGCTCTGCAACCCAGATTGGCTTAAGTCTCATCTCTGAAGGAGTCTCTGACATGATTGAAGGGATATCTGGCATGATATCGGGCACATTCGATTGGGCACAATGGGCCATCTCCAAAAGCATCAGCATTGGGATGTCTCTGCTCTCCGCAGGGTTCAGCGCCATTAAAAAAGTTGCCAACACAGCATATAAAGTCCTCAATGGTACTATGAAACTCTCATCTGTTGCAAAGGATATCATTGGCACAGGAAAGTATGTTTTCAAGTCCGCACAAGGAGCAGCAAAGTCTATCTCCAAAGAAACAATTAAGACTGCAATGAAGAAAGTGGCATCCCCTACAAACATGAAGATGGCTCTAAAACACGCAACCAAGTACGCATTTCAGGAGCTAGGGAAGCAGGGTGTAAACGCAGGAATTAACTACGCCATTGATGCTGGAATTGGGGCCATCTTTAAAACAATTTTAGAAAAAGCTTTCAAAGACATGGTCAATTCAACAGTCAAAAAGAATGCCGAACTAGATCTTAGTCTCACTGAATACATTAGCTCTGCAGTACCTAAAGGAGCTTTGCAGAACCGCAGCAACTATAAGATTGACTCAAAGCTTGAACAACAAACAAAAGATTTAGTTCAAGTTATGACAAAAGAACTTATTCCTGGCCTCATGACTGATGCCACCACATCCCAAGTCAGTGATGTTATCAGCAGACTCTCTGAGGTGTGCAATAATGCAACTGACCTTGTGGCAAAAAGTGGAACACATTTTATTGCAAAAGGAGTCAAAATAAGTGTAGAAATAGCTAAACACACCACAACCTTGGTCCAAATGATTCGGTCTATTCCTACAGAACATGTTATCAATGACATATTTGTCCTCGAATTAAAAAAAGAAATTGAAGAGCAGCAAAGATATGTGGAGCAGTATGACCAAGATGGCAGACATGATTTACCAGATGTGATTCGCCTAAAGGATGAGTTCCTAAGCTCCATTTCGGAAAGTGTCTCCGAAGCGTTCATAGATGCTTGTGCTGGTCATATGTCCTCTTTTGTGACGGGAACATTCAAGAAGAAGCTCAATGGAGTTACTGGAAAAGTTGTTGACAATGTACTTGGCAGACACAAAACTGAGGCCTTTTTCCAGGACCGGCAGCATAAACATGATATGAAGTCAGCCAGTCAGAAGACTGGGAAAGCTCTGTCAGAGACTGAAACAAAAGAACTTCTGGACTATGCAGAGAAGATTGGTGATGTTAATCGACCAGCCTCGGCCCTGGACATTTATGTCCTCACAAACAGTGACCTGCTCCATGGTAAAGGCATCCAGTTCAAAGTGGTGGATCAAGATGGGAAAACGCTCTCAGAGGAGTCCTACCCGGGAACGAACAGCTCAGCTGGCCAAATCACTCTACGGCTGACCAAGGAGCCTGAGAAAACACACAG TGAGAAAGGAATCCTCTCTAAAGCAAAAGACAGAATTCAAGGAGTGCAAAGTCCATACAGTGGTCACTTTGACATCATCCAAGATGGCAAAGTAATCCCTGTGCGCTCAGAGAACAAGAACTGCCTGTACCATGCTCTAATACAGGCAACATCTAACAGCTCAGAGGATGAGATCACAAGTCAAGCTGTGAATCTACGAAACAATGTTAAAGACCAG ATTAAAGGGAGCCTTCAGGCTTATAGTGAAATGGTTAAAACCCAGAAGACCTATGATGCACTTGAGAAAAATCATGGAAAATATGCTATAGTTGGAGGGGCCAGGAATAGAAAACGGACGAATGATGGGGAATATGAACATGATATCAGGCCCATGAAGAATTGTCCTTATAGTTCCTCGGGGATAAATGAGTATGACATAGCCTTTACGTACAACCTTGGATTAGttggtcattacaaaag CGTCAAAAACACCAAACTTTTCTCTGACAACATGGGGGAAAGAGGCATTGTGGAGGCAGACCATATCCCACCAAAGAATTCCCTGAAGCTGGCCAGAGACCAAAAATCTCAGATGAAAAATCTTCAACAGAAGAATCCGAAGCTTTATGATATGATAAACAGCATTGAATCAGATCAAAATGGAGGGAACCTGCTCACAATGCGGGTTCTCAAACAGCATCACAggaatgctctaaccactggaaGGAGTAAGACATCAGTCATCTGCAG GAAGCTGCTGGCGGATACACTTGCAAGCGGAGATGTGGAGAAATCACTGAAGTTATCTTTCATCATGGCTCATCCTATTGCTTCCGACCAGCTCAGAGACAAAGCAG GAAAGCCCAATAAACTTACCCTGGGATCCATTGATTTATCTCCTGAAGGAACGGTGTTCTACTATACAGCTGGCTTTAATCAGATGCTGAATCACCATAGTAAAGAGGGGATCATCGACCAGAATCAGCAGGCGAGGCTGAAGTCCTGGGTGTCCGATAAGAAGTACATGGACCCGGACACCCCAGAGTACAACGACATCCTTGCAGCCATCCAGTAA
- the LOC124048690 gene encoding B-cell CLL/lymphoma 7 protein family member A-like: MSGRSVRAETRSRAKDDIKRVMAAIEKVRKWEKKWVTVGDTSLRIFKWVPVTEPKSADDKSKKKKGKDEKYGSELTTPENSSSPGMMDMHDDNSNQSSIADSSPVKQETSCSTSPAPEPSAVSHGDSSEAKSDQSPGSKRTKSNLSTEGSERGQGDKRDSRPTSSGDKDTSGDKDTSGDKDTSGDKDTSGDKDTSGDKDTSGDKDTSGDKDTSGDKDTSGDKDTSGDKDTSGDKDTSGDKDTSDSCEVTQEQEEEAPPSKKSMQESPSQDYEEK, encoded by the exons ATGTCGGGCAGGTCGGTCCGAGCGGAGACCCGGAGCAGGGCGAAAGATGACATCAAGCGGGTTATGGCCGCGATTGAGAAAGTACGGAAATG GGAGAAGAAATGGGTGACCGTAGGAGACACATCCCTGAGGATCTTCAAGTGGGTTCCAGTGACTGAGCCCAAATCAGCAGATGAT AAGagtaagaagaagaaggggaaggatGAGAAGTATGGGTCAGAATTGACCACACCTGAGAACAGCTCTTCTCCTGGGATGATGGACATGCATG acgaCAACAGTAACCAGAGTTCCATCGCCGACTCCTCCCCCGTCAAACAGGAAACCAGCTGCAGCACTAGCCCCGCCCCTGAACCCTCTGCCGTATCCCACGGCGATAGCAGTGAGGCCAAGAGCGACCAGAGCCCTGGCAGCAAGAGGA CGAAGAGCAACCTGTCCACTGAGGgctcagagagaggacagggggacaagagagacagcagaccgACATCCTCAGGAGACAAGGACACCTCAGGAGACAAGGACACCTCAGGAGACAAGGACACCTCAGGAGACAAGGACACCTCAGGAGACAAGGACACCTCAGGAGACAAGGACACCTCAGGAGACAAGGACACCTCAGGAGACAAGGACACCTCAGGAGACAAGGACACCTCAGGAGACAAGGACACCTCAGGAGACAAGGACACCTCAGGAGACAAGGACACCTCAGGAGACAAGGACACCTCAGACAGCTGCGAAGTCACTCAG GAACAGGAGGAAGAGGCTCCTCCCAGTAAGAAGAGCATGCAGGAGTCTCCGTCTCAGGACTACGAGGAGAAATAG